The Ictalurus furcatus strain D&B chromosome 12, Billie_1.0, whole genome shotgun sequence nucleotide sequence CCAAGGGTGAGGAACTACCAGCTAGGCCTCATCTtccagagagagaagagaaagtcTGTACTTGGGAGATGATCCGGTAGCGTTCAGAGTCCAGGCATGACGTAGGCTATGTTATCCAGAGTGTTTGACTGAAAGTgatagagagaagagagaatttttttttttaatcagatcacttgctatgtttgtgtgtagaataataatataataatgggTCATTTGTAAAATCTGAATACAATaaactgatttgtttttaaaatatttaattgatgAGGAATGCAACTTTTTGGAATACATTTTATTGGGATTGAAACATGCTGAATTAACTTTAGCTACTGGTTAGACTCTTGACAGTTAAGTCGATGTTAGTCTCATAAGCCAGACTTCTAGCATTTGGTACTTTCAGAGAAACAGGCATTCTGACTGACATCGATgatgaccaatcacagatcatAGACTCCTCCTGTAGCCaatcatcaaacacacacacgactagggctgcaacaactaattgataataatcgataatgaacgtcattatggattagttgggtctgtgacatcactgtggaTATCCCCCCTTCAGTGACGTCACtacacaatggtgaaaaacgtATTTCTATGAATGAAACACATCTGAGAAACAGCGGAGgtcagagtgagctgctgctgaGGGAAAAGTACATGATCCACGTCATCCAAAACTTGAGAgcgttttatattaagcgcttcaaactaactcgtaagtgtattaacatggcttgtcgtgtcagacGCTGCGACAGaagcgtgtgctgtttaatgtgttcgacatattttcttcagcacagaaatgacatgtttacctttatatccttatctgtaaatgttcgaaattcacgccagtatttccattttacataaagtctCGTCCTGGCAGCGAGCGAGTCtccgttaaacttcactgaatgagcgcgaGTCCACGCATACGCGTCAATCAAACAGAGAAAGGAAacgcaataactctgactaaaatattcattttgatcaaatatgttgtttgatgctatatttagaaacaaaagtaatagtgtttttatgagagcagaaactgtaatggggttagaacatgtaattgtatataaatataggaagtgtcatacatttacagaataaagtaacatgttactgtgctgaaatgagtgaatgtgtgtgttactgcagaacattcagcctcttaccagttaacacttagtttctgcttttgtttttctttttttttttacatttttaataaagtgatttaacttctgtttaaagcttgtggataatcagttgtttttttgttttcaaaatataatgttttttttaaatcctttgcacaatgtatagcataaaccacatagatacatttaatacctttttcatagccttcaatttacACAATATTTGAAGGAAAACATCGGGCagaatgtgacaaaaaaaatacagaaaataaaaacaggtcttttaatccaactaatcgattaatcgaagaaataatgaacagattaatcaattatcaaaaataattgttagttgcagccctaatgttAAACATATAAACAGTCTGGGATCTATGACTGGAATTCAATGTTGTATTCAATATTACGTAACAGAATTCAACATAACTGCTTAGTTTTATCGTAGTTTCAGGAATTAAAAATTTAGCTCATCAATTTAACTTGGTAGAGGGAAAACTGCAGATTTGGAATTACCTTTAGCTTTGCTGGAGAAACTAGTGGGTCAacactgtgttgtttttttgttattagcTCTCTTAGTTACCAGAGGCCCTGTATTTTAAGCTCTTAGAAGTGCTGTAAGTGCATTTTACCCATGTCACTTATCGCATGTCTAATCACGGCATGTTTTGAGACGGTAGGGTAGTGTAGTTACCAGTACGTGAGGAGGGCAGCCGTTAAGTTCTGGCACCTGAGCAGTGAGACACGCCAGAGGGCCAAGAGCACACAGCACAGAGTCCAACAgtacagagagagagcctgATACCGTCACCATcccctacacacaaacacacacacagagcaaacaGTTTAATACTGCTCAAATCTAAGCCAAGTTCCAGGATGCTGGTTACGCTTAATACACTTTACAAACAGTGAGGTTATTCCACTGATATTCATCATACTTACTGAGCCAACTGTCATATAAGGGCTTTTCatgtttataattatgtttgGTGATTTATACAGGCAGAGTTTTTCTATGTCTGTGAAAGACTGAATAAACATTCAATATCTGCATTGGTCCTAATGCACTACTGGCTGGAGGAAATCCAGATTAAGGAGTACCAAAAGCTATAGCAATGTGTCATACCTCGGTCTCCTGAAGCCTCCGGCCAATCAGGGACAGTGACTCGCCAAGCAGCTGCAGGTGAGCCGCAGCATCGATTGGGTCCACCTCGGGATCTCTGAGTGGGGAAGGCGAGGGTTCAGCTGCAGGAGCCAGAGACGGTCCGTTCTGTGGTAGAGTCACGGCAGGCTCTGGTCGCTTCGGTACTACTGCTACTGTCTGCGTTGCTGCTGGGGTTGGAGTAACCACACCCGGAAACTGAGCAACACCTGAAGGGGGCAGAGATAACATAATAGATTACCTGACTGAGACATGACTGAAGATTTTAAGGAGAGTATGGCAATCCTTTTGGCTAATACACATGAAGATATTTTGTCTACAGTACACAATACACAGCAATTCTTGTGACCTGGGCAGCTGTTTTCAATTATTTCTGaattattttatgcattactCCTAATGACTGATGATGTAACCGAGTTCTTTGCTTGTGCGATCTGTTCACCAATCTGCCTGGCAACCCAACCGCCTGTTCATCTATCCACCTATTCACCCACCCGCAGTGTCTGTTTGGACATCTGTCAGCCTGTCTATCTACCAATCGATTTGCCTGTCCCTCAATTTATCCATCCATATGTCTGTCAAGCCGTCTGTCTAGTTATCTGTCTGGCATTCTGTCTGAAATtgtgtgtctatctatatatatctgctGGAGAATGTGTTCTATGAAGGGGTTGACTCGGTGTTGAAAGCAGTGGTGGTCTACAAACCTTTAGTCTTACTGGTATCTTTGGCAGGTTTGGGCTGgctgtgtttactgtgtttgcTTGTAGTGGATTCGTACTTCATCTGCTTGTGCTGCAGATACTCCGCCCTCTCCCTCCACACCTGAGAGATCAGGATGGCATGCTCAATAACACACGTCTCACAGCATGAAAACAAACCAATTTATTCTACAAACAAAGCATTTCTTGCAAGAccgtacaaaaaaataataataccaccTAGGATTATGGATAAAAAGCACTAAATACATGAAGACGCaatacaataattaaaataccCATACAGTTTAGACACTAAAgatcgaccgatagtggattttaccaacaccgataactaagttgggcggtacctagctgctgataaccgattaatcaaccgacaGTTTGTAAAATccatactgaatgaaaacatacagtgagggaaaaaagtatttgatcccctgctgattttgtatgtttacccactgacaaagaaatgatcagtctataactttaatggtagatttatttgaacagtgagagacagaataacaacaaaaaaatccagaaaaacgcacatcaaaaatgttataaattgatttgcattttaatgagggaaataagtatttgacccctctgcaaaacatgacttagtacttggtttaaaaacccttgttggcaatcacagaggtcagacgtttcttgtcgttgtccaccaggtttgcacacatctcaggagggattttgtcccactcctctttgcagatcttctccaaatcattaaggtttcgaggctgatgtttggcaactcgaaccttcagctctctccacagattttctatgggattaaggtctggagactgcctaggtcactccaggaccttaatgtgcttcttcttgagccactcctttgttgccttggccgtgtgttttgggtcattgtcatgctggaatatccatccacgacccatttacaatgccctgtctgagggaaggaggttttcacccaagatttgacggtacatggccccgtccatcgtccttttgatgcagtgaagttgtcctgtccccttagcagaaaaaaaaccccaaagcataatgtttccacctccatgtttgacggtggggatggtgttccaggggtcataggcagcattcctcctcctccaaacacggcgagttgagttgatgccaaagagctccattttggtctcatctgacctcaacgctttcacccagttgtcctcagaatcattcagatgttcattggcaaacttcagacagggatgtatatgtgttttcttgagcagcggaccttgcgcgcgctgcaggatttcagtccttcacggcgtagtgtgttaccaattgttttcttggtgactatggtcccagctgccttgagatcattgacaagatcctcccgtgtagttctgggctgattcctcactgttctcatgatcaatgtaactccacgaggtgagatcttgcatggagccccaggccgagggagatcgacagttcttttgtgcttcttccatttgcgaataatcgcaccaactgttgtccccttctcaccaagctgcttggcaatggtcttgtagcccattccagacttgtgtaggtctacaatcttgtccctgacatccttggagagctctttggtcttggccatggtggagagtttggaatatgactgattgattgcttctgtggacaggtgtcttttatacaggtaacaaactgatattaggagcactccctttaagagtgtgctcctaatctcagctcgttacctgtataaaagacacctgggagccagaaatctttctgattgagagggggtcaaatactttttcccctcattaaaatgcaaattaatttataaaatttttgacatgcgtttttctggatttttttgttgttattctgtctctcactgttcaaatacaactaccattaaaattatagactgatcatttctttgtcagtgggcaaacgtacaaaatcagcaggggatcaaatacttttttccctcactgtaacacTCAAagtattgctgaactttattacaaaaataaacagtactgactgtaccatgaaaatgtactgtactttttaaaatgaaataaatatataaatattcatatattaactattaataaattttaaagtaaataaaagatccaAACTAAACcgaaaagtaacactccaaataacaaataaaaatagaggcatccaaaatgaattaaaaaaaaaaaaaaaaaaacacttcaaataacacaacaaaatttgtcagcgatggtttttatttagcctctagaggccactctcgtactgtataatgacggCGGACctttctcagccgctcccgcaacGGATGCAACCGGGAAACCGGTGTTGAGTTTTGCTGATAATCGAGTCCAGCAATCGGTGCCGAGTAATCTGCAAAACTGAtcaatcagtcgacctctaTTAGACACTGACCTGTTTGTCTCCCTCAGGTAACTGTTTCCAAGCATCTGCCAACTTCTTACTCAAATCTCCAAAATCTGTCAAATAATACAGTAAACATTCCTGTCAAATGACTTGAATCATTATTATCTCTGGGAGTCGGATTATTCTGCTTCTTAATTTCTATTTCTTTGTCTGAAATTTCATACAAATAACCTGCAACCTGAAAACAGCGTCAGTTAATGGCTCATAATAAAACTATGTAGAAACAGCTATGCATGCTAGGTCATGtgcaaatatattatatatatatatatattataaataccAGAATGAATAGACATTGTATATCTAAATATATCTATAATCAACAACTCAGGATACTGTTATGAAGGCCATCTCTGCTCTGAGTCTTGTTGAGAAAACCATTCAAATTCTAATTGGGCACCTTTTACTAGAACATAATAGCCTTGTCCTAATCTCTATATAAACATGCAAGAACATGGTAAACATTTATAGTGTGGGTTATGTACACAGTAACAGGCTGCTAAATACACAATGTACCCATAATAcgactactttttttttggtgtgggtCAGATATGAATCCCTACTTACTTAATGACTCTGTAAAACAGAGACATGCAAgcctataaataaatcaactctGCTACTTCATTTAAAGAGGTGTGCACGTACTGACCGAGACCTGGCTGCTCCTCCAGGATGCTCAACCTGTACTCTTTCGAGAAGATCTGATATGCGGTGAGGACCTTCTTTTTTGCCTGCAATCCAGAGAGCAAAAGATTAATTTGGGAAGGAGTTTCATTGAAACTAAGTGCAAGGTCCTGTGATTTACCTTCACAGCCTTTAATCTGGCcttctcttccttctttctctttttgtcactGTGAGATCCTGACCGTCCTCCTGCATACAACCCCCCGGGGTCCGAGCTGCCGTTGGCTACGGAACAGGGAACAGATTCAAGACAACGAAGGCGTAGAAAACACCATGTATTTctatcagaataaaaaaaaaatatatacatatgcagcaatagctgttgtgtttttcttcatacATTTGCTGCTGTGACGccgctctttctctttgtccttcttcttcttgcttttcttgctctttttgttcttctttctaTACTGGTTGAAGGAATCGTCAATGACCAGCTGACCCCCTTCTTCATCCTCCGCTGAGGAGGAGCTCTCGTCGTCCAGCAGCTCGTACGATCCCCCATAATGCCCTGCAGTGAAAGGAGATGTCAGCAAGTGCAAGATTTTGACTGAACACACTACTGTATTGTATACATTATCAAGTGTAGTggctcccccccaccccacaatGATCAGTCATTTCTGGGTAAAAATCATGTGAGCCCACAGACTGGACAAAATCTCATCAGAAAATCTGAGTTAATGACAGGCAGTTCAAATATACAAACACGGACCATGCAAAACCATGGTTTACCGTGTAAGGCCTGgagatttgcatattcattcaCTACTGTATTGCAGTGTACATGATTCCACGCCACACTTTTTGTGAGACCGCCACATCTAGCAAAAGAATGCAGTTTTGAAAACGAGCTCTGGGTAACTCGGATTGTTTTTTCCAACTCAGATTCGCTTCACACAGCAGAACTGTGCAAAGTTTTCAATATCAATTTCAATACAGAGTATTGAATCAGTCTGTACATGATTTTGCTAAGTTTGTTTGTGACTGTTGCGACCAAAAAtgattgattttgctgcggcttttttcaaaatttgagaTGCAACTACTTGCACTGGCGAAATCGCAACTGCACGAAATTGCTTTGCACgctctttcagtgatgtttgttggtaaacgagaccttttagctgtactcgggTTCAACGtgtgtgaatcaaagagggttTTGGACGAACGCTGCTTGTGATGACGCCACGagaaggtaatgctgcagtttaaattatgagcacattaaagtgttttatgaccttgcatgcatgtaaatctatctGTACAaaacctctaaaacaaaattaggcacgtttcaaaagcataataggtgcgctttaatgtAAACCGGTGACTTGTCTTGTAAATCAGCCAGCACTACTTTATTAGGGCTGCTGTtcgagaaaattaatcaacagctcTGGACTAAACAGAATCAGAAATGTAACTGGTATAAATGCGtatactggcaaaaaaaaaaaacaccctccaTATATCATTCTTGTGTGTAAGCatgtggtgtaaaaaaaaaaaaaaaacaacacttttttttttttgctgtgtttttcaaAAACATATCGTCACAATGTTGAACAATATCTTCCAAGACAAGGCAGTAgttgttttaaattttaaatagcTAGAGGAAGAAAAATGGCCCTTATTGAACCCAGTCCGTTTTGAACCACATGACAATTAAAGTGAGTTCAGCTCATTCAAGAGCCTAAACAAAATGTGCAAATCTTTACAAGATGTAAACACAAGCTACAGacagggggcagtggtggcttagtggttaaggctctgggttacttatCGGaaggttgggcccttgagcaaggcccttaaccctccctgctctACAGGTGCTATATCATGGCTGattctgtgctctgacccccaacttcctggcatgctgagGTACATGAAGAAAAGaatgtcactgtgctgtaatgtatacgtgaccaataaagaccaACAAAGCACTTGCCACTCgattctttttgtattttgttattaCCCGAATACAAAATGAAGATGTCGCTTAGCAGCCATCTTTAACCGAACAACACGTTATTCTCACCACTATGACCTATTTTCAATGCAAACCAAAAATGCCGAAAgcgaactttttttttttttaagaatgacACACTGTTACAGAATGACATTTGTGGGCTGAAAGCCACCACAGAACAGCGTGTTCTAGTCTCGGCCTCAGACGCTCTGCAGAGCATCCGATATCTTTTGTACACCTGGCCACGAGCTTCAGAATCTGTAAGCTTGCAATCTGACTGGCTCGCTGCAGCAGCATTTCAACACTGCGACACGATGAGCTTTTCCGGAACAAGACCGAGTCGCTGAACTTCACAGAATCCCATCTTTAAAACTTAGGAAAAAGTCTGAAAGGTGACTTTGCAGTCAGTAAATGATATTTTGCAGAGTTTGCTGATGGGCCTTGAGAACGTTCTGTGCTATGTCAGTTAAATCGTCTCGGTCTATGAAAGCAGCCAGTTCGTGACTATGCTCCTTTACAGAAACGTACCATGCAAATTCGAAAAGTCCGTTTTTCAGGACTAAAGTGTGCACCTGTTTGTGGTCGGTTGATGAAAACTCAGTATCACTCTCAGCTTCTTTGACTTTAGCAGATCTAAGCCTTCATTCGATTCGGCCTCACCTGTCATTTTGCATAAAAGCACCTGCCATCTGTTCCTCACCTTCCAGCTCCACTTCCTCTCCGACCATCGGTAGCATCTCTCTCATTACATGCGGTTTCTTCTTAGCTGGTTTGGACGGGGGCATGCTCTCTCGCCTGCGATCTTTAACTGAAG carries:
- the LOC128616040 gene encoding HMG box-containing protein 4-like isoform X2 — translated: MEGEVSLVAGRSQREKRRSYKDLLREEEIIDAEVRKSSKKRPKESDGFVASGEFHKKKKKHHDDYHYKDHHKKKKRPSDSHGSSTSASAPSSSPHDGMTAMGLLQAITSPTAVGSEPCPTLPKKPSYPSLPSVKDRRRESMPPSKPAKKKPHVMREMLPMVGEEVELEGHYGGSYELLDDESSSSAEDEEGGQLVIDDSFNQYRKKNKKSKKSKKKKDKEKERRHSSKSNGSSDPGGLYAGGRSGSHSDKKRKKEEKARLKAVKAKKKVLTAYQIFSKEYRLSILEEQPGLDFGDLSKKLADAWKQLPEGDKQVWRERAEYLQHKQMKYESTTSKHSKHSQPKPAKDTSKTKGVAQFPGVVTPTPAATQTVAVVPKRPEPAVTLPQNGPSLAPAAEPSPSPLRDPEVDPIDAAAHLQLLGESLSLIGRRLQETEGMVTVSGSLSVLLDSVLCALGPLACLTAQVPELNGCPPHVLSNTLDNIAYVMPGL
- the LOC128616040 gene encoding HMG box-containing protein 4-like isoform X1; amino-acid sequence: MMEGEVSLVAGRSQREKRRSYKDLLREEEIIDAEVRKSSKKRPKESDGFVASGEFHKKKKKHHDDYHYKDHHKKKKRPSDSHGSSTSASAPSSSPHDGMTAMGLLQAITSPTAVGSEPCPTLPKKPSYPSLPSVKDRRRESMPPSKPAKKKPHVMREMLPMVGEEVELEGHYGGSYELLDDESSSSAEDEEGGQLVIDDSFNQYRKKNKKSKKSKKKKDKEKERRHSSKSNGSSDPGGLYAGGRSGSHSDKKRKKEEKARLKAVKAKKKVLTAYQIFSKEYRLSILEEQPGLDFGDLSKKLADAWKQLPEGDKQVWRERAEYLQHKQMKYESTTSKHSKHSQPKPAKDTSKTKGVAQFPGVVTPTPAATQTVAVVPKRPEPAVTLPQNGPSLAPAAEPSPSPLRDPEVDPIDAAAHLQLLGESLSLIGRRLQETEGMVTVSGSLSVLLDSVLCALGPLACLTAQVPELNGCPPHVLSNTLDNIAYVMPGL